In Nymphaea colorata isolate Beijing-Zhang1983 chromosome 3, ASM883128v2, whole genome shotgun sequence, a genomic segment contains:
- the LOC116250629 gene encoding choline monooxygenase, chloroplastic isoform X3 yields MASALLLPQCSLPFSNLASGSLPSRPGPCKSSASSTRSPSSTTSLRPSLQIPDRLRREIDSFDPKIPLDEAHTPPSSWYTDPLFLDIEFDRVFYRGWQAVAGYVEQVASAHDFFTGRLGSLQFVITRDTNGHLRAFHNVCRHHASLIATACGRKSCFVCPYHGWTYGLDGGLLKATQISGIKNFHLHELGLLPINLATWGPFLLLNFNQQLEDEESSGESVGKDWLGSCSEILIAGGVDHSLKHVCRREYNINCNWKVFCDNYLDGGYHVPYAHGALAAGLELETYSTMVYERVSIQRCESMQIERGDDFDRLGSKALYAFIYPNFMINRYGPWMDTNLVVPTGPSKCQVIFDYFLESGSKEGETFIRRSLEESERVQMEDITLCEGVQKGLESQACFRGRYAPTREKAMHHFHCFLHENFTAD; encoded by the exons ATGGCGAGCGCCTTGCTCCTTCCCCAATGCTCTCTCCCTTTCAGCAACCTAGCTTCTGGATCGCTCCCCTCTCGTCCAGGTCCCTGCAAGTCGTCCGCCTCTTCCACCCGCTCTCCTTCTTCGACCACCTCCCTACGACCGTCGCTCCAAATTCCCGACAGACTGCGCCGGGAAATCGACAGCTTCGACCCGAAGATTCCTCTGGATGAGGCACACACTCCACCCAGCTCGTGGTACACTGATCCTTTGTTTCTCGACATAGAGTTTGATCGAGTTTTCTACAGAGGATGGCAGGCTGTCG CAGGTTATGTTGAACAAGTTGCAAGTGCTCATGACTTCTTCACTGGCCG ATTGGGAAGTCTACAATTTGTGATCACTCGAGATACAAATGGCCATCTTCGTGCATTCCACAATGTGTGTCGCCACCATGCTTCGCTTATTGCAACTGCCTGTGGAAGAAAATCTTGCTTTGTCTGCCCTTATCAT GGATGGACATATGGATTAGATGGAGGACTACTTAAGGCTACCCAGATTTCGGGGATAAAGAACTTCCATTtacat GAATTAGGTCTCCTTCCGATAAATCTTGCTACCTGGGGGCCATTTCTGTTACTTAATTTTAACCAGCAACTAGAAGATGAAGAATCTAGTGGCGAAAGTGTTGGCAAAGACTGGCTTGGAAGCTGCTCAGAAATATTGATCGCTGGGGGAGTCGATCATTCTCTCAAGCATGTATGTAGGCGTGAATACAACATCAACTGTAATTGGAAG GTGTTCTGTGATAATTACTTGGATGGCGGTTATCATGTTCCATATGCACATGGTGCCCTTGCAGCTGGTCTTGAGCTGGAGACCTACTCTACTATG GTTTATGAGAGGGTAAGCATTCAAAGATGTGAAAGCATGCAAATAGAACGTGGAGATGATTTTGACAGACTGGGTTCGAAGGCTTTGTATGCTTTTATTTATCCTAATTTCATGATCAACAG GTATGGTCCTTGGATGGATACTAATCTTGTCGTTCCGACTGGCCCATCCAAGTGTCAAGTTATATTTGATTACTTTCTGGAATCTGGTTCTAAG GAAGGTGAGACTTTTATTAGAAGAAGTTTAGAAGAAAGCGAAAGAGTTCAG ATGGAAGATATTACACTGTGTGAAGGTGTCCAGAAGGGGCTTGAATCACAAGCATGCTTTAGAGGGCGGTATGCGCCAACGCGGGAGAAGGCCATGCACCATTTTCACTGCTTTCTCCACGAAAACTTTACTGCCGACTGA
- the LOC116250629 gene encoding choline monooxygenase, chloroplastic isoform X5 gives MASALLLPQCSLPFSNLASGSLPSRPGPCKSSASSTRSPSSTTSLRPSLQIPDRLRREIDSFDPKIPLDEAHTPPSSWYTDPLFLDIEFDRVFYRGWQAVAGYVEQVASAHDFFTGRLGSLQFVITRDTNGHLRAFHNVCRHHASLIATACGRKSCFVCPYHGWTYGLDGGLLKATQISGIKNFHLHELGLLPINLATWGPFLLLNFNQQLEDEESSGESVGKDWLGSCSEILIAGGVDHSLKHVFCDNYLDGGYHVPYAHGALAAGLELETYSTMVYERVSIQRCESMQIERGDDFDRLGSKALYAFIYPNFMINSCRYGPWMDTNLVVPTGPSKCQVIFDYFLESGSKEGETFIRRSLEESERVQMEDITLCEGVQKGLESQACFRGRYAPTREKAMHHFHCFLHENFTAD, from the exons ATGGCGAGCGCCTTGCTCCTTCCCCAATGCTCTCTCCCTTTCAGCAACCTAGCTTCTGGATCGCTCCCCTCTCGTCCAGGTCCCTGCAAGTCGTCCGCCTCTTCCACCCGCTCTCCTTCTTCGACCACCTCCCTACGACCGTCGCTCCAAATTCCCGACAGACTGCGCCGGGAAATCGACAGCTTCGACCCGAAGATTCCTCTGGATGAGGCACACACTCCACCCAGCTCGTGGTACACTGATCCTTTGTTTCTCGACATAGAGTTTGATCGAGTTTTCTACAGAGGATGGCAGGCTGTCG CAGGTTATGTTGAACAAGTTGCAAGTGCTCATGACTTCTTCACTGGCCG ATTGGGAAGTCTACAATTTGTGATCACTCGAGATACAAATGGCCATCTTCGTGCATTCCACAATGTGTGTCGCCACCATGCTTCGCTTATTGCAACTGCCTGTGGAAGAAAATCTTGCTTTGTCTGCCCTTATCAT GGATGGACATATGGATTAGATGGAGGACTACTTAAGGCTACCCAGATTTCGGGGATAAAGAACTTCCATTtacat GAATTAGGTCTCCTTCCGATAAATCTTGCTACCTGGGGGCCATTTCTGTTACTTAATTTTAACCAGCAACTAGAAGATGAAGAATCTAGTGGCGAAAGTGTTGGCAAAGACTGGCTTGGAAGCTGCTCAGAAATATTGATCGCTGGGGGAGTCGATCATTCTCTCAAGCAT GTGTTCTGTGATAATTACTTGGATGGCGGTTATCATGTTCCATATGCACATGGTGCCCTTGCAGCTGGTCTTGAGCTGGAGACCTACTCTACTATG GTTTATGAGAGGGTAAGCATTCAAAGATGTGAAAGCATGCAAATAGAACGTGGAGATGATTTTGACAGACTGGGTTCGAAGGCTTTGTATGCTTTTATTTATCCTAATTTCATGATCAACAG TTGTAGGTATGGTCCTTGGATGGATACTAATCTTGTCGTTCCGACTGGCCCATCCAAGTGTCAAGTTATATTTGATTACTTTCTGGAATCTGGTTCTAAG GAAGGTGAGACTTTTATTAGAAGAAGTTTAGAAGAAAGCGAAAGAGTTCAG ATGGAAGATATTACACTGTGTGAAGGTGTCCAGAAGGGGCTTGAATCACAAGCATGCTTTAGAGGGCGGTATGCGCCAACGCGGGAGAAGGCCATGCACCATTTTCACTGCTTTCTCCACGAAAACTTTACTGCCGACTGA
- the LOC116250629 gene encoding choline monooxygenase, chloroplastic isoform X1, translating to MASALLLPQCSLPFSNLASGSLPSRPGPCKSSASSTRSPSSTTSLRPSLQIPDRLRREIDSFDPKIPLDEAHTPPSSWYTDPLFLDIEFDRVFYRGWQAVAGYVEQVASAHDFFTGRLGSLQFVITRDTNGHLRAFHNVCRHHASLIATACGRKSCFVCPYHGWTYGLDGGLLKATQISGIKNFHLHELGLLPINLATWGPFLLLNFNQQLEDEESSGESVGKDWLGSCSEILIAGGVDHSLKHVCRREYNINCNWKVFCDNYLDGGYHVPYAHGALAAGLELETYSTMVYERVSIQRCESMQIERGDDFDRLGSKALYAFIYPNFMINSCRYGPWMDTNLVVPTGPSKCQVIFDYFLESGSKEGETFIRRSLEESERVQMEDITLCEGVQKGLESQACFRGRYAPTREKAMHHFHCFLHENFTAD from the exons ATGGCGAGCGCCTTGCTCCTTCCCCAATGCTCTCTCCCTTTCAGCAACCTAGCTTCTGGATCGCTCCCCTCTCGTCCAGGTCCCTGCAAGTCGTCCGCCTCTTCCACCCGCTCTCCTTCTTCGACCACCTCCCTACGACCGTCGCTCCAAATTCCCGACAGACTGCGCCGGGAAATCGACAGCTTCGACCCGAAGATTCCTCTGGATGAGGCACACACTCCACCCAGCTCGTGGTACACTGATCCTTTGTTTCTCGACATAGAGTTTGATCGAGTTTTCTACAGAGGATGGCAGGCTGTCG CAGGTTATGTTGAACAAGTTGCAAGTGCTCATGACTTCTTCACTGGCCG ATTGGGAAGTCTACAATTTGTGATCACTCGAGATACAAATGGCCATCTTCGTGCATTCCACAATGTGTGTCGCCACCATGCTTCGCTTATTGCAACTGCCTGTGGAAGAAAATCTTGCTTTGTCTGCCCTTATCAT GGATGGACATATGGATTAGATGGAGGACTACTTAAGGCTACCCAGATTTCGGGGATAAAGAACTTCCATTtacat GAATTAGGTCTCCTTCCGATAAATCTTGCTACCTGGGGGCCATTTCTGTTACTTAATTTTAACCAGCAACTAGAAGATGAAGAATCTAGTGGCGAAAGTGTTGGCAAAGACTGGCTTGGAAGCTGCTCAGAAATATTGATCGCTGGGGGAGTCGATCATTCTCTCAAGCATGTATGTAGGCGTGAATACAACATCAACTGTAATTGGAAG GTGTTCTGTGATAATTACTTGGATGGCGGTTATCATGTTCCATATGCACATGGTGCCCTTGCAGCTGGTCTTGAGCTGGAGACCTACTCTACTATG GTTTATGAGAGGGTAAGCATTCAAAGATGTGAAAGCATGCAAATAGAACGTGGAGATGATTTTGACAGACTGGGTTCGAAGGCTTTGTATGCTTTTATTTATCCTAATTTCATGATCAACAG TTGTAGGTATGGTCCTTGGATGGATACTAATCTTGTCGTTCCGACTGGCCCATCCAAGTGTCAAGTTATATTTGATTACTTTCTGGAATCTGGTTCTAAG GAAGGTGAGACTTTTATTAGAAGAAGTTTAGAAGAAAGCGAAAGAGTTCAG ATGGAAGATATTACACTGTGTGAAGGTGTCCAGAAGGGGCTTGAATCACAAGCATGCTTTAGAGGGCGGTATGCGCCAACGCGGGAGAAGGCCATGCACCATTTTCACTGCTTTCTCCACGAAAACTTTACTGCCGACTGA
- the LOC116250629 gene encoding choline monooxygenase, chloroplastic isoform X4, with translation MASALLLPQCSLPFSNLASGSLPSRPGPCKSSASSTRSPSSTTSLRPSLQIPDRLRREIDSFDPKIPLDEAHTPPSSWYTDPLFLDIEFDRVFYRGWQAVGYVEQVASAHDFFTGRLGSLQFVITRDTNGHLRAFHNVCRHHASLIATACGRKSCFVCPYHGWTYGLDGGLLKATQISGIKNFHLHELGLLPINLATWGPFLLLNFNQQLEDEESSGESVGKDWLGSCSEILIAGGVDHSLKHVCRREYNINCNWKVFCDNYLDGGYHVPYAHGALAAGLELETYSTMVYERVSIQRCESMQIERGDDFDRLGSKALYAFIYPNFMINRYGPWMDTNLVVPTGPSKCQVIFDYFLESGSKEGETFIRRSLEESERVQMEDITLCEGVQKGLESQACFRGRYAPTREKAMHHFHCFLHENFTAD, from the exons ATGGCGAGCGCCTTGCTCCTTCCCCAATGCTCTCTCCCTTTCAGCAACCTAGCTTCTGGATCGCTCCCCTCTCGTCCAGGTCCCTGCAAGTCGTCCGCCTCTTCCACCCGCTCTCCTTCTTCGACCACCTCCCTACGACCGTCGCTCCAAATTCCCGACAGACTGCGCCGGGAAATCGACAGCTTCGACCCGAAGATTCCTCTGGATGAGGCACACACTCCACCCAGCTCGTGGTACACTGATCCTTTGTTTCTCGACATAGAGTTTGATCGAGTTTTCTACAGAGGATGGCAGGCTGTCG GTTATGTTGAACAAGTTGCAAGTGCTCATGACTTCTTCACTGGCCG ATTGGGAAGTCTACAATTTGTGATCACTCGAGATACAAATGGCCATCTTCGTGCATTCCACAATGTGTGTCGCCACCATGCTTCGCTTATTGCAACTGCCTGTGGAAGAAAATCTTGCTTTGTCTGCCCTTATCAT GGATGGACATATGGATTAGATGGAGGACTACTTAAGGCTACCCAGATTTCGGGGATAAAGAACTTCCATTtacat GAATTAGGTCTCCTTCCGATAAATCTTGCTACCTGGGGGCCATTTCTGTTACTTAATTTTAACCAGCAACTAGAAGATGAAGAATCTAGTGGCGAAAGTGTTGGCAAAGACTGGCTTGGAAGCTGCTCAGAAATATTGATCGCTGGGGGAGTCGATCATTCTCTCAAGCATGTATGTAGGCGTGAATACAACATCAACTGTAATTGGAAG GTGTTCTGTGATAATTACTTGGATGGCGGTTATCATGTTCCATATGCACATGGTGCCCTTGCAGCTGGTCTTGAGCTGGAGACCTACTCTACTATG GTTTATGAGAGGGTAAGCATTCAAAGATGTGAAAGCATGCAAATAGAACGTGGAGATGATTTTGACAGACTGGGTTCGAAGGCTTTGTATGCTTTTATTTATCCTAATTTCATGATCAACAG GTATGGTCCTTGGATGGATACTAATCTTGTCGTTCCGACTGGCCCATCCAAGTGTCAAGTTATATTTGATTACTTTCTGGAATCTGGTTCTAAG GAAGGTGAGACTTTTATTAGAAGAAGTTTAGAAGAAAGCGAAAGAGTTCAG ATGGAAGATATTACACTGTGTGAAGGTGTCCAGAAGGGGCTTGAATCACAAGCATGCTTTAGAGGGCGGTATGCGCCAACGCGGGAGAAGGCCATGCACCATTTTCACTGCTTTCTCCACGAAAACTTTACTGCCGACTGA
- the LOC116250629 gene encoding choline monooxygenase, chloroplastic isoform X2, with amino-acid sequence MASALLLPQCSLPFSNLASGSLPSRPGPCKSSASSTRSPSSTTSLRPSLQIPDRLRREIDSFDPKIPLDEAHTPPSSWYTDPLFLDIEFDRVFYRGWQAVGYVEQVASAHDFFTGRLGSLQFVITRDTNGHLRAFHNVCRHHASLIATACGRKSCFVCPYHGWTYGLDGGLLKATQISGIKNFHLHELGLLPINLATWGPFLLLNFNQQLEDEESSGESVGKDWLGSCSEILIAGGVDHSLKHVCRREYNINCNWKVFCDNYLDGGYHVPYAHGALAAGLELETYSTMVYERVSIQRCESMQIERGDDFDRLGSKALYAFIYPNFMINSCRYGPWMDTNLVVPTGPSKCQVIFDYFLESGSKEGETFIRRSLEESERVQMEDITLCEGVQKGLESQACFRGRYAPTREKAMHHFHCFLHENFTAD; translated from the exons ATGGCGAGCGCCTTGCTCCTTCCCCAATGCTCTCTCCCTTTCAGCAACCTAGCTTCTGGATCGCTCCCCTCTCGTCCAGGTCCCTGCAAGTCGTCCGCCTCTTCCACCCGCTCTCCTTCTTCGACCACCTCCCTACGACCGTCGCTCCAAATTCCCGACAGACTGCGCCGGGAAATCGACAGCTTCGACCCGAAGATTCCTCTGGATGAGGCACACACTCCACCCAGCTCGTGGTACACTGATCCTTTGTTTCTCGACATAGAGTTTGATCGAGTTTTCTACAGAGGATGGCAGGCTGTCG GTTATGTTGAACAAGTTGCAAGTGCTCATGACTTCTTCACTGGCCG ATTGGGAAGTCTACAATTTGTGATCACTCGAGATACAAATGGCCATCTTCGTGCATTCCACAATGTGTGTCGCCACCATGCTTCGCTTATTGCAACTGCCTGTGGAAGAAAATCTTGCTTTGTCTGCCCTTATCAT GGATGGACATATGGATTAGATGGAGGACTACTTAAGGCTACCCAGATTTCGGGGATAAAGAACTTCCATTtacat GAATTAGGTCTCCTTCCGATAAATCTTGCTACCTGGGGGCCATTTCTGTTACTTAATTTTAACCAGCAACTAGAAGATGAAGAATCTAGTGGCGAAAGTGTTGGCAAAGACTGGCTTGGAAGCTGCTCAGAAATATTGATCGCTGGGGGAGTCGATCATTCTCTCAAGCATGTATGTAGGCGTGAATACAACATCAACTGTAATTGGAAG GTGTTCTGTGATAATTACTTGGATGGCGGTTATCATGTTCCATATGCACATGGTGCCCTTGCAGCTGGTCTTGAGCTGGAGACCTACTCTACTATG GTTTATGAGAGGGTAAGCATTCAAAGATGTGAAAGCATGCAAATAGAACGTGGAGATGATTTTGACAGACTGGGTTCGAAGGCTTTGTATGCTTTTATTTATCCTAATTTCATGATCAACAG TTGTAGGTATGGTCCTTGGATGGATACTAATCTTGTCGTTCCGACTGGCCCATCCAAGTGTCAAGTTATATTTGATTACTTTCTGGAATCTGGTTCTAAG GAAGGTGAGACTTTTATTAGAAGAAGTTTAGAAGAAAGCGAAAGAGTTCAG ATGGAAGATATTACACTGTGTGAAGGTGTCCAGAAGGGGCTTGAATCACAAGCATGCTTTAGAGGGCGGTATGCGCCAACGCGGGAGAAGGCCATGCACCATTTTCACTGCTTTCTCCACGAAAACTTTACTGCCGACTGA
- the LOC116251143 gene encoding protein MANNAN SYNTHESIS-RELATED 1-like, producing MAVDPRQILAGFLTLTMFFMLVNMIKRDHFDTIEIKQSQTITISEKPSTNNIETESRIGLWKENDPPLRHCWSKLQPKEKRKGYITLTLINGAHYHLSQIADAVAVARYLGATLVVPDIQGSSSREKRKFGEIYDIDKFVNNLVGVVEIARDPTTITAGIPAIVRIPTRPRHDVIDERVEPIFRVTRSVRLVSYFPSLNMKIRGFQKREVDSAFCLGMFGTLDLQPELLTVADQMIEKLRSLTRKSDGHFIAIDLRLNLLQLKGCKVTSGRNRCFSAQEIGNFLRKTGFTSETVIYLTQSKWHKEFDPLKSIFPRTYTKESVIPGDKMDLILDRKSIELEAIDFHICTHSDIFVPAIPGLFYANVVGRRIAAGRTQILVPTSNPTSGSLSRYVSDKSHLAYSCLC from the exons ATGGCGGTCGACCCAAGGCAGATACTGGCTGGTTTCCTCACCTTAACCATGTTCTTCATGCTTGTCAACATGATCAAAAGAGATCACTTTGACACCATTGAG ATCAAACAATCTCAAACCATCACGATTTCAGAGAAGCCGAGTACGAATAACATCGAGACAGAGAGCCGCATCGGCCTGTGGAAGGAAAATGATCCACCACTCAGACATTGTTGGAGCAAACTCCAACCTA aggagaaaagaaaggggTATATCACACTTACATTGATTAATGGAGCACACTACCATCTTTCTCAG ATTGCAGATGCAGTAGCTGTTGCGAGATATCTGGGAGCAACTTTGGTGGTCCCCGATATCCAAGGAAGCAGCTCAAGAGAAAAGAG GAAATTTGGTGAAATTTATGACATTGATAAGTTTGTCAATAATCTCGTTGGTGTTGTCGAGATAGCAAGGGATCCCACCACCATAACTGCAGGTATACCTGCCATTGTGCGAATTCCCACTAGGCCAAGGCATGATGTAATTGATGAAAGAGTTGAACCAATATTCAGAGTAACGAGGAGTGTGAGACTCGTCAGTTACTTTCCTTCACTCAACATGAAAATAAGAGGTTTTCAGAAGAGAGAAGTGGATTCAGCCTTCTGTCTTGGCATGTTTGGCACTCTTGATCTGCAGCCGGAGCTTCTTACCGTTGCAGATCAGATGATCGAGAAACTTAGATCCCTAACCCGTAAATCTGATGGCCACTTCATCGCCATCGATCTGAGGCTTAACCTGTTGCAACTAAAAGGATGCAAAGTCACCTCTGGAAGAAACAGATGCTTCAGTGCACAAGAAATAGGTAATTTTTTGAGGAAAACCGGTTTTACTAGCGAGACTGTTATCTATCTAACACAGTCCAAATGGCATAAAGAGTTCGATCCTTTGAAGTCAATCTTTCCAAGAACTTACACAAAG GAATCTGTCATTCCTGGTGACAAGATGGACTTAATCCTTGACCGCAAAAGTATAGAATTGGAGGCCATTGACTTTCACATCTGCACCCACAGTGATATATTTGTACCTGCAATCCCTGGCCTGTTCTACGCAAATGTTGTTGGACGGAGGATTGCTGCTGGCAGGACGCAGATACTGGTACCAACAAGCAACCCAACTTCTGGGTCTCTTTCTCGCTATGTTTCTGACAAAAGCCACCTGGCTTATTCATGTTTGTGTTAG